In the genome of Labrus mixtus chromosome 21, fLabMix1.1, whole genome shotgun sequence, one region contains:
- the rnf157 gene encoding LOW QUALITY PROTEIN: E3 ubiquitin ligase RNF157 (The sequence of the model RefSeq protein was modified relative to this genomic sequence to represent the inferred CDS: deleted 1 base in 1 codon), with protein MGALTSRQNIGVEEVDIPSNSVYRYPPKSGSYFANHFIMGGEKFDSTHPEGYLFGENTDLNFLGTRPVAFPYAAPPPQEPVKTLRSLINIRKDTLRLVRCSEDLKLPGDEAAVKNRACYNIEFTFDADTQVAITIYYQAIEEFHNGVPVYLPQDSSLQSETVHFKRGVCQQFCLPSHTVNLSEWADEELLFDIDKEIFPMVVQAVVDEGEEHLGHSHILLATFEKHMDGSYCVKPLKQKQVVDGVSYLLQEIYGIENKYNSQESKVADDEISDNSAECVVCLSDVRDTLILPCRHLCLCNACADTLRYQANCCPICRLPFRALLQIRAMRKKLSPLSPTSFNPVITSQTSDSEEHSASEHIPPGYEAVSLLEALNGPLNTSSVVPPPLHSGPSHVSGALPPYSSEPHPAPARSVSPLDHSNSSQGLKLKKSGSKSLSQNSSVLPEEEDEKSCSESEACRHKLAVDQQENGVTPDSENLTLSSSGAIDHSSCTGTPLSSTITSPEDPVSCSLVQSVMSMASSHSQHSHISIDTMSSMSGSYLAGAEGEPGDDGGDAEAEENQDAPMESRGPSQQDGEFSQEQKEQNYSLQNYSLAVEEQDSEGNDVTEEDCSSPSNGKGGRSRCPELANNNQGVALCDTPSLGLDNEQASDSRFAGLMYLGGYRPVLEPRPHHTSTSNINLEEQGAENRDGQSPKHPRRGPLIV; from the exons ttccCGTACGCAGCCCCTCCACCTCAGGAACCAGTGAAGACGCTACGAAGCCTTATAAACATCCGCAAGGACACGCTGCGGCTCGTACG GTGCAGCGAGGACCTGAAGCTGCCGGGTGACGAGGCGGCCGTGAAGAACAGGGCCTGCTACAACATAGAGTTCACCTTCGATGCCGACACACAGGTGGCCATAACCATCTACTACCAGGCCATCGAAGAGTTTCACAACGGAGTGCCGGT GTACCTGCCTCAGGACAGCTCTCTGCAGTCGGAGACGGTGCACTTCAAGAGGGGAGTGTGCCAGCAGTTCTGTCTGCCCTCACACACCGTTAACCTCAGTGAGTGGGCTGATGAGGAG ctgCTGTTTGATATCGACAAAGAGATTTTCCCGATGGTGGTCCAGGCGGTTGTAGACGAAGGGGAAG AACATTTGGGACACTCTCACATACTGTTGGCAACTTTTGAAAAG CACATGGACGGGAGCTACTGTGTGAAGCCTCTGAAGCAGAAACAAGTG GTGGACGGAGTGAGCTATCTCCTGCAGGAGATCTATGGGATAGAGAACAAATACAACAGCCAAGAATCAAAG GTCGCCGACGATGAGATCAGCGACAACAGTGCcgagtgtgtggtgtgtttgtcGGATGTGCGAGACACACTTATCCTGCCGTGCAGACACCTGTGTCTCTGCAACGCCTGCGCAGACACTCTGCGCTACCAGGCCAACTGCTGCCCCATCTGCAGACTGC CATTCAGAGCTCTGCTGCAGATCCGAGCCATGAGGAAGAAACTGAGTCCTCTGTCACCCACCAGCTTTAACCCCGTCATCACGTCGCAGACCTCTGACTCAGAGGAGCACTCG GCGTCAGAGCACATCCCGCCGGGCTACGAGGCCGTGTCTCTCCTGGAGGCCTTGAACGGCCCCCTCAACACCTCCTCtgttgttcctcctcctctccactccgGCCCCAGCCACGTCTCCGGAGCACTGCCCCCCTACAGCAGCGAGCCTCACCCAGCACCGGCCCGCTCCGTCTCCCCTCTAGACCACTCCAACTCCAGTCAGGGACTCAAACTCAAGAAGAGTGGTTCAAA GTCACTTTCCCAGAATTCCTCTGTGCTTcctgaagaggaggacgagaagTCTTGCAGTGAATCCGAGGCCTGTCGACACAAACTGGCTGTGGACcagcaggag aaCGGAGTGACTCCAGACAGCGAGAACCTGACTCTCTCCTCGTCCGGAGCAATCGACCATTCCTCCTGCACTGGGACCCCGCTCTCCTCCACCATCACCTCCCCTGAag ACCCCGTGAGCTGCAGCCTGGTCCAGTCAGTGATGTCGATGGCCTCCTCCCACTCGCAGCACTCCCACATCAGCATTGACACCATGTCCTCCATGTCAGGGTCCTACCTGGCCGGGGCCGAGGGCGAGCCCGGGGACGACGGGGGAGACGCGGAGGCCGAGGAGAACCAGGACGCCCCCATGGAGAGCCGAGGACCGTCGCAGCAGGACGGG GAGTTTTCCCAGGAGCAAAAGGAACAAAACTACTCACTG CAAAACTACTCACTGGCCGTAGAGGAGCAGGACTCAGAG GGAAATGATGTCACGGAGGAGGACTGTTCCTCTCCATCTAATGGGAAAG GTGGGCGGAGCAGGTGTCCAGAGTTGGCCAATAACAATCAGGGCGTCGCCCTCTGTGACACGCCCTCTTTGGGTTTGGATAATGAGCAGGCTTCCGACAGCCGATTCGCCG GTCTGATGTACCTGGGGGGCTACAGGCCTGTTTTGGAGCCCCGTCCCCACCACACCTCCACCAGCAACATCAACCTGGAGGAGCAGGGGGCGGAGAACCGGGACGGCCAGAGTCCTAAACATCCCCGCCGCGGACCACTCATTGTGTAA